A genomic segment from Actinoplanes sichuanensis encodes:
- a CDS encoding dihydrofolate reductase family protein, with amino-acid sequence MAKTLYSVTMSLDGFIAGPGGDMSWLTPFLGPNPTAEALVPEIGAMLVGNRTFGGDDPNKGTDKEGAMSGAWHGPVFVLTHNPPAQSPPDVTFGSDLHEAVTAARQAAGDRYVNVLGADVARQALAAGLLDEILVFIAPVLLGDGTRLYDLPGGAEVTLTRLRSAESPLANALWFSVG; translated from the coding sequence ATGGCGAAAACCCTGTACTCGGTGACCATGTCACTCGACGGCTTCATCGCCGGCCCGGGCGGCGACATGTCGTGGCTGACCCCGTTCCTCGGCCCGAACCCGACAGCCGAAGCGCTGGTGCCGGAGATCGGCGCGATGCTCGTCGGCAACCGCACGTTCGGCGGCGACGATCCGAACAAGGGCACCGACAAGGAGGGCGCGATGTCGGGCGCCTGGCACGGTCCGGTTTTCGTGCTGACCCACAACCCGCCCGCGCAGTCGCCGCCCGACGTCACGTTCGGGTCCGACCTGCACGAGGCGGTCACCGCCGCCCGGCAGGCGGCCGGTGACCGCTACGTCAACGTGCTCGGCGCCGACGTGGCCCGGCAGGCACTGGCCGCCGGGCTGCTCGACGAGATCCTGGTCTTCATCGCTCCGGTGCTGCTCGGCGACGGCACTCGTCTCTACGACCTGCCGGGCGGCGCCGAGGTGACCCTGACCCGGCTGCGGAGCGCCGAGTCGCCCCTGGCCAACGCCCTGTGGTTCAGCGTCGGCTAG
- a CDS encoding M28 family peptidase: protein MRDSALSRPAHRGLAAAAVLAVLVLAGLAAVRSVQPPAARPATDAAGEFSAERAFETVRTIAATPHPAGSPAGDRVRDHLITTLTSLGLSPEVQDVVSEQGAGLSSSAGGTGLARVRNVVAVIPGTASTGRVFLVAHYDSAQVAPGANDDGAGTSTILETARALIAGERPRNDVVLVLTDAEEACLCGAKAFVEQHPLARNGGVALNLEARGSSGPAIMFETSAGNARLVETYAKTPYPVGTSFAVEIYRLLPNDTDFTPFRESALFQGLNTAYIDGAAVYHAPTDKPESMDRDSLQHHGANALALAREFGALDLRELKESGDATYFPVPGLLVRYPGGLVWPLALLALVAVAALGWVVRRRVAGAIGLALLPIIAAPVLAQGLWALLKLVRPEYAGLPIDPYRPMWYRLAVIALSAAIVLSWYALLRRRIGPAAMAVGGLTWLAVFGVGLAALAPGGSYLAALPALSVAVSALIATRVGAKTAVAVLIVGALIPTVILLPTVVMLFPALGMPMAGVGAFLTVLLGLSLLPVLDLLHPAPSGARGMEALKARRLGAVPTLVAAVAALGCTVTGLVVDRFDAEHPSLTHLMYALDADNGTARWLSEETNPQEWTAQYLDGDPATVTDTLPAFGAEELRSGPAQAATLPAPALTLLSDDRAGDERTMRLRLDPQRAVRFTTLHVSAEVVSARIGSRTLEGGPSGWGFVFHAPPDEGIEISLTVRSAGPVTFRAMDGSDDLSALPGFQPRPPGVGVLGSHSSELVAVAKTYTL, encoded by the coding sequence ATGCGTGACTCCGCTCTCTCCCGGCCGGCTCATCGCGGTCTCGCCGCGGCGGCGGTCCTGGCCGTTCTGGTGCTGGCCGGGCTCGCCGCGGTCCGTTCGGTTCAACCGCCGGCGGCACGCCCGGCGACGGACGCGGCGGGCGAGTTCAGCGCGGAGCGCGCTTTCGAGACGGTACGCACGATCGCCGCCACCCCCCACCCGGCCGGCAGCCCCGCCGGCGATCGGGTAAGGGATCACCTGATCACGACGCTGACCAGCCTGGGCCTGTCCCCCGAGGTGCAGGACGTGGTGTCCGAGCAGGGCGCCGGCCTGTCCTCGTCGGCCGGCGGCACCGGCCTGGCCCGGGTCCGCAACGTGGTCGCGGTGATCCCCGGCACGGCGTCGACCGGACGGGTGTTCCTGGTCGCGCACTACGACTCGGCCCAGGTCGCACCGGGCGCCAACGACGACGGGGCGGGCACGTCGACGATCCTGGAGACGGCCCGGGCGCTGATCGCCGGTGAGCGGCCGCGCAACGACGTGGTGCTGGTGCTCACCGACGCCGAGGAGGCGTGTCTGTGCGGGGCGAAGGCGTTCGTGGAGCAGCATCCGCTGGCCCGTAACGGCGGGGTGGCGCTGAACCTGGAGGCGCGTGGCAGCAGCGGTCCGGCGATCATGTTCGAGACGTCGGCCGGTAATGCGCGGCTGGTCGAGACGTACGCGAAGACGCCGTACCCGGTCGGGACGTCCTTCGCCGTGGAGATCTACCGATTGCTGCCGAACGACACCGATTTCACCCCGTTCCGGGAGTCGGCGCTGTTCCAGGGCCTGAACACGGCCTACATCGACGGCGCGGCGGTCTATCACGCGCCGACCGACAAGCCGGAGTCGATGGACCGGGACAGCCTCCAGCACCACGGTGCCAACGCGCTCGCCCTGGCCCGTGAATTCGGCGCCCTCGACCTGCGGGAGCTTAAGGAGAGCGGCGACGCCACCTACTTCCCGGTGCCGGGGCTGCTGGTGCGCTACCCGGGCGGTCTGGTGTGGCCGCTGGCTCTGCTGGCCCTGGTCGCCGTGGCCGCGCTGGGCTGGGTGGTGCGGCGCCGGGTGGCCGGCGCGATCGGGCTGGCCCTGCTGCCGATCATCGCGGCGCCGGTGCTCGCGCAGGGCCTGTGGGCGCTGCTGAAACTGGTCCGACCGGAGTACGCCGGACTGCCGATCGACCCGTACCGTCCGATGTGGTACCGCCTTGCGGTGATCGCCCTTTCCGCGGCAATCGTCCTGTCCTGGTATGCCCTCCTGCGTCGCCGGATCGGCCCGGCCGCGATGGCCGTCGGCGGCCTGACCTGGCTCGCCGTGTTCGGTGTCGGGCTGGCCGCGCTGGCGCCCGGCGGTTCCTACCTGGCCGCACTGCCGGCCCTGTCGGTCGCGGTGTCGGCCCTGATCGCGACCCGTGTCGGCGCGAAGACCGCGGTGGCGGTGCTGATCGTCGGCGCGCTGATCCCGACGGTCATCCTGCTGCCGACCGTGGTGATGCTCTTCCCCGCGCTCGGCATGCCGATGGCCGGAGTCGGCGCGTTCCTCACCGTGCTGCTCGGCCTGTCGCTGCTGCCGGTCCTCGACCTGCTCCACCCGGCGCCGAGCGGCGCCCGCGGCATGGAGGCGCTGAAGGCGCGCCGCCTCGGCGCCGTACCGACGCTGGTCGCGGCGGTGGCAGCGCTCGGATGCACGGTGACCGGTCTGGTCGTCGACCGGTTCGACGCGGAGCACCCGTCGCTGACCCACCTCATGTACGCGCTGGACGCCGACAACGGCACGGCCCGCTGGCTGAGCGAGGAGACGAACCCGCAGGAGTGGACCGCGCAGTATCTCGACGGTGATCCGGCCACGGTCACCGACACCCTGCCGGCCTTCGGCGCGGAGGAACTGCGGTCCGGCCCGGCTCAGGCGGCCACCCTGCCCGCGCCGGCGCTCACTCTGCTCTCGGATGATCGGGCGGGTGACGAGCGCACGATGCGGCTGCGCCTCGACCCGCAGCGTGCGGTCCGCTTCACCACGTTGCACGTGTCGGCCGAGGTGGTCTCGGCGCGGATCGGTAGCCGTACCCTCGAGGGTGGCCCGTCGGGTTGGGGTTTCGTCTTTCACGCGCCGCCGGACGAGGGCATCGAGATCAGCCTCACGGTCCGGTCCGCCGGACCGGTCACCTTCCGCGCCATGGACGGCAGCGACGATCTCTCCGCCCTTCCGGGCTTCCAGCCCAGGCCTCCGGGGGTCGGCGTTCTCGGTTCGCACAGCAGCGAGCTGGTCGCGGTCGCCAAGACCTACACCCTTTGA